Proteins encoded together in one Chloroflexota bacterium window:
- a CDS encoding asparagine synthase: MMSAKPIAAPRSGLGGDVGLPVRRRPVGRIGGVVRADGRLGHDDPAVLRRMRAALGSGAQLLPGAHILGEARRADANGLTAALVADWDSCWQDGQPLTSLDDWRPHLAPERLAAVEGAYVLAWMDEHGTLTLARDPVGERTLFYAATPDGLVFASTLAAVLASGLVPGAVNPVAVARYLSYAYVPGRETLALGVCELLPGECLRYRAGTPRRGRFWGLPAGLPPAGLLADPAPMAERLRAALETAVRRRLPPPGEPVGASLSGGLDSSLVVALASRQHDRPVRTYSVSFGEGYANELPFSSLVAAHCQTEHQIVELSPDTVLRHLDETIGLLSEPIGDPLTVPNALLFRRAAEDAGVILNGEGGDPCFGGPKNLPMVLAELFGDGASGGADDPLARERSYLRAHGKCYDDLDAMLAPDVAQHLRVLPLERELTPLLTDARWPTFVARLMAINITFKGAHHILPKVDHLSAPFGIVPRAPLFDRAVVELAASLPPQLRLRGAVEKWILKQAVRDLLPPSIVERPKSGMLVPVEAWFRGPLLPAARARLLDGLRPYRLFEERYLDALLAGKLGGVRPRIGAKIWLLVTLEAWLRRVLARSLP, encoded by the coding sequence ATGATGTCGGCGAAGCCGATAGCTGCGCCGCGCAGCGGGTTGGGGGGTGACGTTGGCCTTCCGGTCCGCCGTCGGCCGGTCGGGCGGATCGGCGGGGTGGTGCGCGCCGATGGGCGGCTGGGGCACGACGATCCGGCAGTGCTGAGACGGATGCGGGCGGCGCTCGGGTCGGGCGCGCAGCTTCTGCCGGGCGCACACATCCTTGGGGAGGCGCGGCGTGCCGACGCCAACGGGCTGACGGCGGCGCTCGTCGCGGACTGGGACAGCTGCTGGCAGGACGGTCAGCCGCTCACCTCGCTCGACGACTGGCGTCCACACCTTGCGCCGGAGCGGCTGGCCGCTGTCGAGGGCGCGTATGTCCTGGCCTGGATGGACGAGCATGGCACCCTGACCCTCGCGCGAGACCCGGTGGGCGAGCGGACCCTGTTCTACGCCGCGACGCCTGACGGGCTGGTCTTCGCCTCGACGCTGGCGGCTGTGCTGGCGAGCGGGCTGGTTCCAGGGGCGGTCAACCCCGTGGCGGTGGCCCGCTACCTCTCGTATGCGTACGTCCCCGGGCGGGAGACGCTGGCGCTGGGCGTGTGCGAGCTGCTGCCCGGGGAGTGCCTGCGCTACCGGGCTGGCACGCCGCGGCGCGGCCGGTTCTGGGGGCTGCCGGCCGGCCTGCCGCCTGCCGGGCTCCTGGCCGATCCTGCGCCCATGGCCGAGCGGCTCCGGGCGGCGCTGGAAACGGCTGTCCGGCGTCGGTTGCCGCCGCCCGGCGAGCCGGTCGGGGCGTCCCTCTCGGGTGGGCTCGACTCCAGCCTCGTGGTGGCGCTCGCCAGTCGCCAGCACGACCGTCCCGTGCGGACCTACTCCGTCTCGTTCGGGGAAGGGTACGCCAACGAGTTGCCGTTCAGCTCGCTGGTGGCGGCCCACTGCCAGACCGAGCACCAGATCGTGGAGCTGTCGCCGGACACGGTGCTGCGCCACCTCGACGAGACCATCGGGCTGCTCAGCGAGCCGATTGGCGATCCGCTGACGGTGCCGAACGCGCTGCTGTTCCGGCGGGCGGCCGAGGACGCGGGCGTCATCCTCAACGGCGAGGGCGGCGATCCGTGCTTTGGCGGCCCGAAGAACCTGCCGATGGTGCTGGCCGAGCTGTTCGGGGACGGCGCCTCCGGTGGCGCGGACGACCCGCTCGCCCGCGAGCGCAGCTACCTGCGGGCGCACGGCAAATGCTACGACGACCTGGACGCCATGCTCGCGCCGGATGTCGCGCAGCATCTCCGCGTGTTGCCGTTGGAACGCGAGCTGACGCCGCTCCTGACCGACGCCCGCTGGCCGACCTTCGTGGCCCGGCTGATGGCGATCAACATCACGTTCAAAGGCGCGCACCACATCCTGCCGAAGGTCGATCATCTCAGTGCGCCGTTCGGCATCGTGCCGCGCGCGCCGCTGTTCGACCGCGCAGTGGTGGAGCTGGCGGCCAGCCTGCCGCCGCAACTGCGGCTGCGCGGGGCCGTCGAGAAGTGGATCCTCAAGCAGGCCGTCCGCGACCTCTTGCCGCCGAGCATCGTGGAGCGGCCGAAGAGCGGCATGCTGGTGCCCGTGGAGGCGTGGTTCCGGGGGCCGCTGCTGCCGGCCGCCCGCGCGCGGCTGCTGGACGGGCTGCGCCCGTACCGGCTGTTCGAGGAACGGTATCTCGACGCGCTGCTGGCAGGGAAGCTCGGCGGGGTTCGGCCACGCATCGGCGCGAAAATCTGGCTGCTGGTGACGCTCGAAGCGTGGCTTCGCAGGGTGCTGGCACGTAGCTTGCCTTAG
- a CDS encoding iron-sulfur cluster assembly scaffold protein, with translation MFDRQAYIENLLDYYQNPRNKGRIDDATVSVSGGNPGCGDVVTMYVTVKDGIATQVRFEGQGCTISQAGASMVAEKYEGQPLDEIEASSTDDMIDEMGREVVISRVRCASVGIGTLKGAIQQYRKDQILKELEDEKA, from the coding sequence GTGTTCGACCGACAGGCGTACATCGAGAACCTGCTCGACTACTATCAGAATCCCCGCAACAAGGGGCGCATTGATGACGCCACGGTCTCGGTGAGTGGCGGCAACCCCGGCTGCGGCGACGTGGTCACCATGTATGTCACCGTCAAGGATGGCATCGCGACGCAGGTGCGCTTTGAGGGGCAGGGCTGCACCATCAGCCAGGCAGGGGCCTCGATGGTGGCTGAGAAGTACGAAGGCCAGCCGCTCGACGAGATCGAGGCGTCGAGCACGGATGATATGATCGACGAGATGGGGCGCGAGGTCGTGATCAGCCGTGTCCGCTGCGCCTCGGTGGGCATTGGCACGCTCAAGGGGGCGATTCAGCAGTACCGCAAGGATCAGATCCTCAAGGAGCTTG